One Onychostoma macrolepis isolate SWU-2019 chromosome 15, ASM1243209v1, whole genome shotgun sequence DNA segment encodes these proteins:
- the cldn15lb gene encoding claudin 15-like b isoform X1, which translates to MAAMVFQLMGMFLGIVGWCLESSTTNSAVWKKASHGEAVVTASSQFEGLWLSCASNSLGAIHCQRYKTVLGLPGYIQACRALMIIALILGLLAVILAAMGLKCTKLGSTSEESKGKISLTAGIMFLLSGLCVMVAVSWYAARVVQEFNDPFYGGTKYELGPGLYLGWAAGAMAILGGGILCTSFKSSRPAQTRTQNYNYSSSQPQKIYRSAPSENSTSKAYV; encoded by the exons ATGGCAGCGATGGTGTTTCAGCTGATGGGAATGTTTCTGGGAATCGTGGGCTGGTGTTTGGAGTCCAGCACCACAAACTCAGCCGTGTGGAAGAAAGCCAGTCACGGAGAGGCAGTGGTGACGGCCAGCTCTCAGTTCGAAGGCCTGTGGTTGTCGTGTGCGTCTAACTCACTCGGAGCGATTCACTGCCAGAGATACAAGACCGTTCTGGGCCTTCCAG gaTACATCCAGGCCTGTCGAGCTCTGATGATAATCGCTCTCATTCTGGGTTTGCTGGCTGTCATTCTGGCCGCGATGGGACTCAAGTGCACTAAACTGGGCAGCACATCTGAGGAGTCGAAGGGCAAGATCAGCCTCACAGCCGGAATCATGTTCCTCCTGTCAG GTCTGTGTGTTATGGTAGCCGTGTCGTGGTACGCCGCTCGAGTCGTTCAAGAGTTCAATGATCCTTTTTACGGAGGAACAAA ATACGAGCTGGGCCCCGGTCTGTATCTGGGATGGGCGGCAGGAGCTATGGCTATATTGGGCGGAGGAATCCTCTGCACTTCCTTTAAGAGTTCAAGACCTGCACAAACACG gaCTCAAAACTATAACTACAGCTCTTCACAGCCGCAGAAGATCTACAGATCAGCGCCGTCAGAAAACAGCACCTCTAAAGCTTACGTCTGA
- the cldn15lb gene encoding claudin 15-like b isoform X2, with translation MSTGVQLLGFLLCLGGWLLSFVSLLNDSWRTSTFADQVITSLWYYQNLWQSCAEGSTGVTNCKQFESMLSLSGYIQACRALMIIALILGLLAVILAAMGLKCTKLGSTSEESKGKISLTAGIMFLLSGLCVMVAVSWYAARVVQEFNDPFYGGTKYELGPGLYLGWAAGAMAILGGGILCTSFKSSRPAQTRTQNYNYSSSQPQKIYRSAPSENSTSKAYV, from the exons ATGTCGACGGGGGTTCAGCTGCTGGGGTTTCTGCTGTGTTTGGGAGGCTGGCTGCTCTCCTTCGTTTCGTTGTTGAATGATTCGTGGCGCACGTCGACGTTTGCGGATCAGGTGATCACGTCTCTGTGGTACTATCAGAACCTGTGGCAGTCGTGTGCCGAGGGAAGCACCGGCGTCACAAACTGCAAGCAGTTCGAGTCCATGCTGTCTCTGTCTG gaTACATCCAGGCCTGTCGAGCTCTGATGATAATCGCTCTCATTCTGGGTTTGCTGGCTGTCATTCTGGCCGCGATGGGACTCAAGTGCACTAAACTGGGCAGCACATCTGAGGAGTCGAAGGGCAAGATCAGCCTCACAGCCGGAATCATGTTCCTCCTGTCAG GTCTGTGTGTTATGGTAGCCGTGTCGTGGTACGCCGCTCGAGTCGTTCAAGAGTTCAATGATCCTTTTTACGGAGGAACAAA ATACGAGCTGGGCCCCGGTCTGTATCTGGGATGGGCGGCAGGAGCTATGGCTATATTGGGCGGAGGAATCCTCTGCACTTCCTTTAAGAGTTCAAGACCTGCACAAACACG gaCTCAAAACTATAACTACAGCTCTTCACAGCCGCAGAAGATCTACAGATCAGCGCCGTCAGAAAACAGCACCTCTAAAGCTTACGTCTGA